From the genome of Hydrogenovibrio kuenenii DSM 12350:
GGGCGCAATGCAGTTTGTTGATTTCAACCAATACAAGCCCGCAATAGAGAAGGAATTTTTTGATAAAACAGGTCAGCAGCTAAAAATCGATGGTTCGATAGAGGTATCGGTGATCCCATTTGTGCTGTCTGCGAAGCAGGTCCAGGTTAAGAACCCGGAAGGGTTTGAGGGTAAACCAGATTTAGCAGAAATCAAAGCGGTAGAAATGGAGCTCTCATTATGGGATTTGTTTATTCATCGACGAATGGAAGTCAAAGGTTTAGAAGTCGAGCATCCAACTATTAATTTGATTACTAATACGGAAGGGCAAACCAACTGGCAATTTTTTCAAAAAATTGCTGGCATAGGCATGGCAAGCATACACAAAAAATTTAGGCCTGTTGCTTATATTCAACCGACATCCAATAATGGAAAAGATGTGGCCAATGTGAGCCAAAATAACCATTGGCAGTTAAAAACATTGATTGTTCAACATGCTCGAATCAACGCAGTAAACGACAAAGCTCACCGAAGTTATCGACTCAAAGGGTTTGATCTGATGGCATTTGATGTCACGCCGAATCGATTGGTAAATTTGATTACAGAATTTGATTATTCTAATGGTCAAAACCCAGCAAAATTTCATGTAAAGCTCACACAAAAATTTAAAATTAACGCGGATTTGAGTGAATGGCAATTTTCAGATTGGCAGGGCAGTATCTCTATGCGTTTGCCTCGAAAAATGAAGGTCCCCATGGTGCAAATGGAAACCAGTGGTAAGTTGTTTGCCTGGAATCAAGTAACAAAACAGCTAAGTGTTCGTGATGCCACGGTATCCTCTTTGGAAAGTTACATTAAGTTGAATTTAACTGGCAACTATGGAAATTTACCTTATGTAAAAGGCAGTTTAGCTTCAGAAAATATACATTTAAAAAAATGGTTACGTCATGCAGGTATTGCCATTCCAGATTTTGTGGATAAAAACGCACTTTCCCAACTTTCTTTAAGTTTGAATTGGGAGCAGACACCAGAACAATTAATGATTGATAAACTGGATATGAAGTTAGATGGTTCGGAGGTAAAAGGAAAGCTTTTCAGCCAAAGGCAACCTAATGAAAAAGTACCGGACATACATTTTGATTTAGATGTAAATAATCTTAATCTGAAAACCTATGTAGCATACAAGCCAGTGCAATCTAAGGCTAAGAAAGCGGTCACTTCTGAGAAGACCAACAACAGCAAGTCAGCAACAATTGTAGAATCACCCAAAAAAGAAACGTTTTTACCCGTTGGCGTACCTGTGAGAACCTTACAAGAACTACATGGAGAAGGCCAAGTTAGATTAAAGAACTTTCAGTCGTGGGGTTTAAAGTTTGATCAAGCAACGTTGACGTTCTCGGCTGAGAACGGGCAGATTAATCTTGCACCATTAGACGCAGATTTGTATCAAGGTCATTTATCATCGAAGCTTAGCATTAACGTTAATGATAAGACACCTGTCTATCAATGGTCGGGGAAAATGGAGCAAATTGCACTCAAGCCTTTTTTGACTGATGGTTGGCAGTATTCTGATTTAAGTGGTGAGTTAAATACTTGGTTTGACTTCAAAACAGAAGGTGTAAATAGCTACTTATTAAGACAGAATCTAAATGGTCATATAGAAACGCGAGCAACTTCCGGTAATGTCAGAGGTGTGGATTTAAATAAACTATTGGAAGGTAAGGCGTCAGGCCCTAAAGATGAAACAAGTTATAAAAAACTCTCCTTTGAAGCTCTGATAAGACAGGGGGTGTTGAAGTTTAAAAAATGCAATCTGGCCAGTGAGCGTTTTAGTAGCATTTGTATCGGACAACTAAATTTGGCGCAAGGAACGATTGCAGCAAAACTCTTTACGACTTACCAAAAGCCACCAGAAAACCTGAGTAGCCTGAAAGGCATTGAAGTGCCTGTTTTGCTAAAAGGACCACTTAATCAGGTCGGTTGGTCGGTTGATATGAAGCGGTTACTCAATTCACCTGGAAATCAACAGAAGCTATTAAACGGTCTTCAGCAATTGTTGACTAAGTAAGCGTTCAGAAAAGTTGAGTTACCCCAGCCTGGCAGATTTTTACAAAATCTGCCAGGCTGGGGTAGATAAAGCTTGAATGTTTAGTTGGTGACTTTTTCAAAAATTAAATCCCAAACGCCATGCCCAAGCTTATGTCCTCGTTGTTCAAACTTGGTTAGCGGGCGGTAGTCTGGACGAGGGGTAAATTCGCCTTTGCCAGAGATGTTTTGGTAATCCTCCGCACCAGTCATTACTTGCATCATTTGTTCAGCATAGTCTTCCCAGTCAGTTGCCATGTGAAAGTGACCACCCTCTTTTAAGTGTGATGCAATGGTTTTTGCGAACGTCTCTTGAAGAATACGGCGTTTTTTATGTTTCGTTTTGTGCCAAGGATCAGGAAAAAACAAGTAAACCGCAGCAAGACTGTTTTTTGGGATGCGTTGCGCCAATACTTCAATAGCGTCATCATTGAATACGCGTATATTGGTTAATCCTTTTTCACCTATCACTTTTAGTATGGCGCCTACACCTGGGCGATGAACTTCAATGCCAATATAGTTTTTATCAGGATTTGCTTCCGCCATGGCGCATAAACTTTGTCCCATTCCAAAACCAATTTCAACAATGGTGTCTGTTTCTCGTCCAAATTCTGCATTTAAATCGAGCAGTTCTGGCTTTAGGGTTAAGCCGAATTTAGGCCAAAACGAATCTATAGCAGCCTGTTGTGCTTGAGACAAGCGACCTTGGCGCAGAACGAAACTTTTGATACGTCTCTTTTCAATGGGAGGTTGTTTTTCAGATGATTCATCTGAGCCTAGAGGCGGGTTTAAGCTGTCTTCAATCATGTTTGTCAGTTACAATAGTCAATAGAGAAAATGGAAAAAACACCACGTTTATCATGGTTTTACCATGGTGTAACGCGTATTTGTTGTAATGCTATTATATCAAAAACCCCATCGAAAACCGGGCATTGAGATTAAAGGTCGGACTTGTGAGTTTATTGAAAAAATCATCAAATCAAGCAACGTCATTTGCAGACGATTTATTGCATTGGTTTGACCTGTCTGGTCGTCATGACTTACCGTGGCAACATCCCAAATCGGCCTATCGAGTATGGGTGTCAGAAATCATGCTGCAACAAACGCAGGTTCAGACGGTGATTCCATATTTTGAGCGTTTTATATCGTCGTTTCCATCAGTAAAGGCTTTAGCTGAAACCACGCAAGATGAGGTGTTAGCGCATTGGTCAGGTTTGGGTTACTATGCTCGAGGCAGAAACCTTCATAAAGCAGCGAAAATAATTATGTCTGAGCATGATGGTCAGTTTCCTCAAGCTTATGAAGACATTATTGCTTTGCCTGGCATAGGGCGTTCAACTGCAGCAGCCATTTTGTCCATCGCATTTCAGAAAAAATATGCCATCCTTGACGGTAATGTGAAGCGCGTATTGGGTCGTTATGATGCGGTTGAAAAATGGCCGGGGGAGAAGCAAACCGAAGCACAGCTATGGCAGCGAGCGGAAGACTTGATGCAGACAGAACGCGTTGATGACTATACGCAAGCTATTATGGACTTAGGGGCAACTATTTGTCGTCGCAGCCGGCCACTATGTGAACAATGTCCGGTAAAAACGTCTTGTCAGGCAAATAGGCTCGATAAAGTGAGCTCCTATCCTGTTTCAAAGCCAAAAATTGAAAAACCGACGCGGCATGCGGTCTTCTTGTTGGCATTGAATAATGAACAACAAGTTTTTCTACAAAAGCGTCCTCAAAAAGGTATTTGGGGTGGGTTGTGGAGCTTACCTCAATTTGATGACGATCAGCAGTTAACCGCTATTTTGCATCAGCAAAATAGTCAGAGTTCGCCTACTGAAATGGCAGATTTGGAAGTAATGCCGACCTTTAAGCATAGCTTTACGCATTACCATTTGATGCTTCAGCCTAGAAGGTTATCAGTAGGAAAAGAATGGAATTTGACCGGTCAATGGGTGCCTTTACCGCAAGCCTTAGAAATGGGATTGCCGGCACCAATTCGTAAACTAATTGAACAAACGGAGAAAAATGATGTCAAGAAACGTACATTGCGCAAAAATGGGTGAAGAGTTAGAAGGTTTAGACTTTGCACCTTTTCCAGGTGAGCTGGGACAAAAAATTTACGAAAACGTTTCAAAAGAAGCTTGGAAACAATGGTTAGCGCAACAAACTATTTTAATTAATGAATATAGACTTTCCAGCTTAGATCCAAAGGCACAAAGCTTTCTAAAGGAAGAAATGCAGAAGTTCCTTTTTGGTGGTGGAGATGTTGAAATGCCAGAGGAATTTAATGCAGTAAAATAACGTAGGTTTCGTTGTTTTCTTTCTTGTTTGAAATGCTATTATGTTCAAGTTAGGTCAACAGGATTAGAGAAATACTCATGGATAAGATGAACGACATCTATATTGGTCGACAGCCAATTTTTGATACGAATATGCATGTCTATGCCTATGAGCTCCTTTTTAGAGCGAATAGTGAAGAAAATCGCGCTAAAGTCATTGGTGGAGACAGTGCAACTGCTCAAGTCATCATGAATTTGTTTGGTGATATGGGTCTGTCGGCAGTTGTGGGTGATCGAAAAGCCTTTATCAATTTTACCGAAGGCCTTTTGCTTAGAGAAAATCGACCGTTTTTTCCAAGAAAGCAAGTTGTCATCGAAGTATTGGAAGACGTAGAGCCGACAGCTGAAGTTTTAGCTGCAATTGACAAACTCCGACGAGAAGGCTTTACCATCGCATTAGATGATTATATTTTTCATCCAAATGCCGTTCCTTTTGAAGCTTATGCCGATATTATTAAGGTAGATATTCTAGAAACCGGACCGAAAAAATTAGTTGAGCATGTCCCTCTTTTGAAGGAAAGAGGCGTAAGGCTTTTAGCGGAAAAAGTTGAGACTCGTGAGCAGTTCGATTTTTGTCAGAAGCTCGGGTTTGATTACTTTCAGGGTTATTTCTTTTCTCGTCCTAAGATTATTCAGGGCAAAAGCTTACCGTCTAATAAGATTCCTGTGTTAAGGCTTTTGTCTAATGTATACGACCCTGATGTTGATATGCATCAGCTAAGTAGCATTATTGGGCAAGACGTTTCTATGAGCCAGAAATTGCTGAAGATGGCATCGCTTTCAGGTAAAAACCATGAAGTGACTTCAATTCATGATGCAGTCGTTAGGTTTGGTCTTAAGCGTTTGCAAAGCTGGGCAAGTGTTTTAGTTTTGTCGAATATTGATGATAAGCCATCTGAACTATTTTTAATGTCACTGATTCGCGCAAAATTTTGTGAGTTGATTGGTGAAAGAGTGGGCGACTTATCAAAAGACAGCTATTTCACGGTGGGCTTGTTTTCCACTTTGGATGCCATTATGGATCAGCCATTACAAACCTTGTTAGATGAATTGAATTTTGATCACAAAATCAAAGAAGCTCTTATTAAGGGTTCAGGATCTTTGGGGTTAGCGCTTAAAGCAGTCAAGGCGATGGAAGCTGGAAAAATAGATTTTGAATTGCCGGAAGGTTTTTCCCCTAGCGAGGTTTCACAAAGTTATTTAGCGGCAATGGAGTTTGCTGAAAGCTTAAATTTGACTGAATAGACTAGAATCGTTGTTGATGGAAATAAAAAGCCCGATTTATCGGGCTTTTTTGTGTTTGCTACTTGTGGTATTGAGAACTAAGCTCAGTAACCGCCTTAATAAAGGCACCAGCATGTGCAGGATCGACTTCAGGATGGATACCATGCCCTAGGTTGAATACATGGCCTGAGCCCTTACCGTATTTCTCTAAAATGGTTGCCACTTCTTGACGAATACGCTCTGGTGAAGCATAAAGAATACTAGGGTCCATATTCCCTTGTAGCGCCACTTTATCGCCTACGCGAGCACGTGCATCGTCAATGTCGGTTGTCCAGTCAAGACCTAGAGCATCACAACCAGTTTCTGCCATGGCTTCTAACCATTGACCACCACCTTTAGTGAATAAAATTACCGGCACTTTTTTGCCTTCATTTTCCCGCTTTAAACCATCAACTATTTTTGCCATATAACGTAAAGAGAATTCTTTATAGTCTCTAGGCGTTAAAACACCACCCCAAGTATCGAAAATCTGTACCGCCTGAGCTCCGGATTCAATTTGAGCATTTAAGTAAGCAATAACTGAGTCAGCTAGTACATCTAGGATGTGATGCAGTGTTGCTGGCTCGTCGTACATCATAGCCTTGATTTTTGAATAGGTTTTGCTGGAACCACCTTCTACCATGTAAGTTGCCAATGTCCATGGGCTGCCAGAGAAACCGATTAAAGGTACACGACCGTTTAGTGCAGTACGAATGGTGCTGACTGCATCCATTACGTAACCTAGATCAGAAGCCATGTCAGGGACAAATAGCTTTTTGGCATCAGCAAGGGTTCTGACTGGTTTATCAAAAACAGGGCCTTCGCCTGTTTCAAAGCGAAGTCCTAGTCCCATAGCATCTGGAATGGTTAGGATGTCAGAGAACAAAATGGCGGCATCAAGTGGAAAGCGCTCTAGCGGTTGCAACGTGACTTCACAAGCCAATTCTTTATTGCGACATAGATCCATGAAAGAACCCGCTTGCTTACGCGTTTCACGATATTCTGGCAAATAACGTCCTGCTTGTCGCATCATCCAAACAGGTGTGCGGTCCACAGGTTGTTTCAGTAGCGCGCGTAAAAAGCGATCGTTTTGCAATTCCGCCATGATAGAAGTGTCCTTTCAGAATCAAAACGCATATTCTAACGGATTTTGGTAATCTGAGGGGCTGACTAAGTAAAAAAATGTGCTAAATCAAGGTGAAGCTTAATTAGCGGAATTTAACTTGTTAATGGCATTTGGTGAGCTGATCGTCACAAACATAGCACCTTTATATAAAAAACCATAACCTCGTACTTCAATGGTTTGTCCTTGCAGTGCTTTGAGTTTTTCAAAATCAAAATTATCCCAATTGGCTTTGCGAACGCGGATACCTGTGGTATCCATGTTTAGAATATAGTTCTCCGAGCTTTTTTCAACAAGTAGAATTTTACCTTTATAAATATGGAAACCTTCATCTTCGGTGTTGATTTGGCTAGAAATCGCTATTGGGTAGTGTAACTTAGGATAATTTTTTGCGACTTTCCACAAAGCAACTCCTTGTGAACGCGCGGTATTTTCTGCGGCGTAGTAACATTTCTGATGAAGAAAGTTAGGTGTTTCAGAATCGGCAAGAACATAACCGGACTCAAGCATTAGACGTTCGACACTAACGGGTTTACCATTTTCTTTGACATATAAATGGATTAGGCCACGGTTAAATTTGTCCATTTTGCGTTTACCATACTCGATGCCCACTTCCATATTATGGTTGGCAAGGATTCGATTTAACTGGTTTTGAGCTTCTTTCGCCAAAGGCTGACCTCTGGTATAGAATTTTTGCTTTTTCTGTAGCTGAGGGGCTTTAATGCCGATCAATTGATAGCGTCGGTTGTTAATAACAACACTGTCTCCACTAAGGGCATATCCTGCTTTTGCCCAAACATCGATTTTTGTAGGTGCGCAGTCAGATAGAAATCGACTGCTGGCTAAAGCAGGTTGACTGATAAATAAAATAACAGTAGCTAGGCCAAACAAGGAAACTGTAACGCTTTTTCTCATGGCAAGTTCTTCCAGGGAATTTAAATCAATGTTGTTTTAAAGCAAAGCATAAACCAAAATAGATAATAAAACTTTAAAAGAGACTGAATTTGAGAATTGAAGATAATAAAAAAGCCGCTAAAAGCGGCTTTTTTGAAAAGTCGATTCGTAAATCGCTTATTTGCGCACACCGTACTTTTGACGGAATTTTTCAACACGACCTTCTGTATCCACAAGTGTTTGTTTACCTGTGTAGAAAGGGTGAGACGCACTAGATACTTCGATACGAACTAGTGGGTATTCTTTACCGTCTAGAGTGATGGTCTCGCCAGAAGTCTTTTCAATCGTAGAACGAGTTAAAAAGGTTTCCCCAGTAGAGATGTCTTGGAAAACAACTTCTTTGTAATCTGGATGAATGCCTGCTTTCATGATGACGGTCCATTCGTTAAATATTAAAAAAGAAAGCGAGATTATAGAGATAAATCCATAAATTGCAAGTGATTTTCAACAGATTTTGTAGAAAAATATGTTTAATGAATCACTTGCTACCGACAAGGGTCAGTTATCGCTTCATTGATAAAAAGAGTTCTTTGTTAGTTTTGGTAACTTTCATTTGGTCAATTAAAGTTTCGATCGCATCGATTTCGTTGTTCAAGCTATGCAAGAAACGACGAAGAATCCAAATATTTTGATACTCTTCCTGCGTTGTGAGTAGCTCTTCTTTACGCGTACCGGACTTCTCGATATTGATTGCTGGGAAGGTGCGTTTTTCTGCAATACTTCTCGATAGGTGAAGTTCCATGTTCCCCGTTCCTTTGAATTCTTCAAAGATAACTTCGTCCATTCTAGAGCCCGTGTCAACCAAG
Proteins encoded in this window:
- the mutY gene encoding A/G-specific adenine glycosylase; its protein translation is MSLLKKSSNQATSFADDLLHWFDLSGRHDLPWQHPKSAYRVWVSEIMLQQTQVQTVIPYFERFISSFPSVKALAETTQDEVLAHWSGLGYYARGRNLHKAAKIIMSEHDGQFPQAYEDIIALPGIGRSTAAAILSIAFQKKYAILDGNVKRVLGRYDAVEKWPGEKQTEAQLWQRAEDLMQTERVDDYTQAIMDLGATICRRSRPLCEQCPVKTSCQANRLDKVSSYPVSKPKIEKPTRHAVFLLALNNEQQVFLQKRPQKGIWGGLWSLPQFDDDQQLTAILHQQNSQSSPTEMADLEVMPTFKHSFTHYHLMLQPRRLSVGKEWNLTGQWVPLPQALEMGLPAPIRKLIEQTEKNDVKKRTLRKNG
- a CDS encoding type B 50S ribosomal protein L31, producing the protein MKAGIHPDYKEVVFQDISTGETFLTRSTIEKTSGETITLDGKEYPLVRIEVSSASHPFYTGKQTLVDTEGRVEKFRQKYGVRK
- a CDS encoding oxidative damage protection protein — translated: MSRNVHCAKMGEELEGLDFAPFPGELGQKIYENVSKEAWKQWLAQQTILINEYRLSSLDPKAQSFLKEEMQKFLFGGGDVEMPEEFNAVK
- a CDS encoding thermonuclease family protein, with the translated sequence MRKSVTVSLFGLATVILFISQPALASSRFLSDCAPTKIDVWAKAGYALSGDSVVINNRRYQLIGIKAPQLQKKQKFYTRGQPLAKEAQNQLNRILANHNMEVGIEYGKRKMDKFNRGLIHLYVKENGKPVSVERLMLESGYVLADSETPNFLHQKCYYAAENTARSQGVALWKVAKNYPKLHYPIAISSQINTEDEGFHIYKGKILLVEKSSENYILNMDTTGIRVRKANWDNFDFEKLKALQGQTIEVRGYGFLYKGAMFVTISSPNAINKLNSAN
- the trmB gene encoding tRNA (guanosine(46)-N7)-methyltransferase TrmB, encoding MIEDSLNPPLGSDESSEKQPPIEKRRIKSFVLRQGRLSQAQQAAIDSFWPKFGLTLKPELLDLNAEFGRETDTIVEIGFGMGQSLCAMAEANPDKNYIGIEVHRPGVGAILKVIGEKGLTNIRVFNDDAIEVLAQRIPKNSLAAVYLFFPDPWHKTKHKKRRILQETFAKTIASHLKEGGHFHMATDWEDYAEQMMQVMTGAEDYQNISGKGEFTPRPDYRPLTKFEQRGHKLGHGVWDLIFEKVTN
- the hemE gene encoding uroporphyrinogen decarboxylase, with amino-acid sequence MAELQNDRFLRALLKQPVDRTPVWMMRQAGRYLPEYRETRKQAGSFMDLCRNKELACEVTLQPLERFPLDAAILFSDILTIPDAMGLGLRFETGEGPVFDKPVRTLADAKKLFVPDMASDLGYVMDAVSTIRTALNGRVPLIGFSGSPWTLATYMVEGGSSKTYSKIKAMMYDEPATLHHILDVLADSVIAYLNAQIESGAQAVQIFDTWGGVLTPRDYKEFSLRYMAKIVDGLKRENEGKKVPVILFTKGGGQWLEAMAETGCDALGLDWTTDIDDARARVGDKVALQGNMDPSILYASPERIRQEVATILEKYGKGSGHVFNLGHGIHPEVDPAHAGAFIKAVTELSSQYHK
- a CDS encoding EAL and HDOD domain-containing protein yields the protein MDKMNDIYIGRQPIFDTNMHVYAYELLFRANSEENRAKVIGGDSATAQVIMNLFGDMGLSAVVGDRKAFINFTEGLLLRENRPFFPRKQVVIEVLEDVEPTAEVLAAIDKLRREGFTIALDDYIFHPNAVPFEAYADIIKVDILETGPKKLVEHVPLLKERGVRLLAEKVETREQFDFCQKLGFDYFQGYFFSRPKIIQGKSLPSNKIPVLRLLSNVYDPDVDMHQLSSIIGQDVSMSQKLLKMASLSGKNHEVTSIHDAVVRFGLKRLQSWASVLVLSNIDDKPSELFLMSLIRAKFCELIGERVGDLSKDSYFTVGLFSTLDAIMDQPLQTLLDELNFDHKIKEALIKGSGSLGLALKAVKAMEAGKIDFELPEGFSPSEVSQSYLAAMEFAESLNLTE
- a CDS encoding AsmA family protein → MTQTNDKESTSLQAEESEQSVSKSKAVRRKERYADKHPFFKWFRRVFMFFLMLPLLIFLGFWGAMQFVDFNQYKPAIEKEFFDKTGQQLKIDGSIEVSVIPFVLSAKQVQVKNPEGFEGKPDLAEIKAVEMELSLWDLFIHRRMEVKGLEVEHPTINLITNTEGQTNWQFFQKIAGIGMASIHKKFRPVAYIQPTSNNGKDVANVSQNNHWQLKTLIVQHARINAVNDKAHRSYRLKGFDLMAFDVTPNRLVNLITEFDYSNGQNPAKFHVKLTQKFKINADLSEWQFSDWQGSISMRLPRKMKVPMVQMETSGKLFAWNQVTKQLSVRDATVSSLESYIKLNLTGNYGNLPYVKGSLASENIHLKKWLRHAGIAIPDFVDKNALSQLSLSLNWEQTPEQLMIDKLDMKLDGSEVKGKLFSQRQPNEKVPDIHFDLDVNNLNLKTYVAYKPVQSKAKKAVTSEKTNNSKSATIVESPKKETFLPVGVPVRTLQELHGEGQVRLKNFQSWGLKFDQATLTFSAENGQINLAPLDADLYQGHLSSKLSINVNDKTPVYQWSGKMEQIALKPFLTDGWQYSDLSGELNTWFDFKTEGVNSYLLRQNLNGHIETRATSGNVRGVDLNKLLEGKASGPKDETSYKKLSFEALIRQGVLKFKKCNLASERFSSICIGQLNLAQGTIAAKLFTTYQKPPENLSSLKGIEVPVLLKGPLNQVGWSVDMKRLLNSPGNQQKLLNGLQQLLTK